Below is a genomic region from Candidatus Gastranaerophilales bacterium.
AATAATTAAATATAAAATTTTTATGACAACTATTCTGTATAGATACTGATAGCATAGCTTTACAGCGGTCAAGTAAGGTGTAGAAGAGGTCACTCTTTTGACAAAGTGACCTCAAAGTCTTGTGTGCGTTGGCTATATCGGCTCTGGCACTAGCCTGCGTTTTTGTATTCGCTACCGCCGACAATTCTTAGACGGCGTGCTGAACCCTCGCCAATACTGACGCTAGCTAGATTGTGTTGCTCAACAAGCTCGTGCTGTAATTTTCTGATTTGTTGATTTTGTGGTTGAAGTTCAACATCTTTAGCACCAGATAATATTTTTTGAATTGCATTTTTAGCCTCATCAAGTGCCTTTTCAGCCTCGTCATAATAGCCTTGAAGCGTGTTTGCAGCTTCTTCAATATGCAAAGCTTCTTTTAGTATTTTTTGTACTTGAGCCATTGAATTTGAGCGGACGTAATAAATCGGTAATCGATAATCATTTGCAATACTCAAAATCTTTGTTCCGCCTTTTGCAAAAGCTTTATGTGCAATCACAACGTCAGCATCTTCAATGTTTTTTGTTATTTCAGCATGCAGGTCAAGACGTTCAATAGCTTTGTCTACAACTGTTTTGCTGACTGCATAAATGTATATTTTTTTGAAATCTTTAACTTCGTTGACATATTCTTGACGAGAGAAGCTGAATTTTAAGCTTTCGTTTGCTTTTTCAACTTTTTCATCAAGTTTATTGATTTCCTGAACAAGAGTTGGTTTTTTGGTGTCTTGATAATTTTCATCGACTTTTCTTATGTCGGGTCGAATTGGCCAGCCTCTAAGTATGTAATCAACTGCTTCTGCGGTATTTTTGTAAACTGCAAGGGTGTTTCTGTCAATAATTTCAATAACAACATCAAAAGTCGGTTGTTTTTCTCTTTCAAGAACAGTTTTTTGAGAGCCTCTTCTTTTTGCCTCGTCGTCGCCTAAAGTTACAGAGCTTATACTTCCGACCAAATCTGATAAAACAGGGTTTTTGATGAGGTTTTCAAGAGTATTTCCGTGAGCTGTTCCGATGAGCATAACGCCACGCTCAGCGATTGTTCTTGCAGCTTGAGCTTCTGCTTCAGTACCGATTTCATCGACAACAATGACTTCGGGGGTATGGTTTTCAACAGCTTCTATCATTATGTCTTTTTGAAATTCAGGTTGTGGAACTTGCATTCTTCTGGCTCTTCCGATAGCCGGATGCGGAGTGTCGCCGTCGCCTGCGATTTCATTGGATGTATCTACAATGACGACTCTTTTGCCGAGTTCATCTGATACAAGTCTTGATATTTCTCTCAATTTTGTAGTTTTCCCAACTCCAGGGCGTCCCAAGAACAAAATGCTTTTATTTTGTAAAACGATATCTTTTATGCAAGAAATAGTACCCGTAACAACTCTACCAATCCTGCATGTGAGCCCTACGACTTTTCCCTGTCTATTTTTAATTGCACTTATTCTGTGCAAGGTGCCTGCAAGTCCCGAGCGGTTGTCATGCGTAAAGGGCGGAATTTTCGATGTTATATATTCAAGGTCGCCCTCTGAAATATAATCATGCCCTAAAAACTCTGTTTTGCCGTCAGCGTGACGGACTTCTCCAACTCTCCCCAAATCCAACACCAGTTCGATGATATCGTCCTGATTTGTGTTTTTCATACAGGCGGTAATCTTCGGGGGTAGAATCTCAAGCAACCTCGCAAGGTCATTGTGAAATTGAACTTTGTCCATATGTCCCTTTCGCTTATGTCTAACGCGTGAGGAATTTGTCTTGTATCTTTTTGAGGGTGTATTACTTCGGTAGTGCAACAAATTTGCCTTACACTTTTATTATACCATTTTTTCAAAAAAAGTTTCTTAAAAATCATACTATAAACGTAGTAATGTTACATATCTTTATAAAAACAAAGTGGGCTAAAAGTGTTGGTTTGACACGTTTTGAGCATGATTTGCGAGGTGGGGAATTTCGCTGGGCTTTAGTCCAATCTAAGGACTGTATTGCTTTACATTCGTTCGCAATGACAAAGACTTCATTGTTGTGCCAAAAGTGAAGTCAACAAGCTTGCTTTATCACCTAAAACTCCAGCCATGCCGAAGCAAGTGCTGTTTGGTTTTAGCATCTCTAATAGTTCACGCTTCAGAATGACATCTTTTTGACTGTCTTTAGTTTATCCATCTGCAATGCTGAATAAGTTTATTTTCCGCCTGTTATATTGTTAAGAATCTCTATGGCTTTTATTAGCTGGGTATCTCGATTATTCAGGTAATCTTGTTGTGTATAGTATATTTCGTAGTCTGGTTTTATGCCGACGTTATGAATATCTTCACCGGAGGGGATATAATATTTTGCAATCGTAATGTTCATCCCTGTGTGATTAGGCATTGGAATAATCTCTTGGACGGAGTTTTTTCCATAGCTTCTTGTTCCGACCAAAATCGCTTTTTTGTTATCTCTCAGTGTTCCTGCAAAAATTTCTGCTGAGCTCGCAGTTCCTCTATTTATTAAAACTACAATAGGTTTATCTCTGAAAATTGCTGTGTCGTGAGCTAAAATCGGGTTTCTAAAGCCGTTCCTGTAAACCACATTGAGTATTTCACCTTGGGTGATAATCATATCCGACATAAGTATTGCGTTGTCAAATAAACCGCCTGAGTCGCCTCTAAGGTCGATAATTATTCCTTTTGTGTTTTGAGTTTGCATTATTGCTTCTTCAAACTCTTGAGGGGTCGTTTTTCCTATGAAACTTCCTACCTGAATATATCCGATATCTTTTATCTTTTTATATTGGACATTTTTTAGAGTAACAATATCCCTGCATATAATTTTGGTTAGTATTTTATTGTTTCTTTTTATTGAAAGTTTTACGTAAGAACCTTTTTTGCCTCGTATTTTTGATACGACATTGTCAATTGAAAGGTTACTTATTTCAGTGTCGTTAATTTTTTCGATTATATCTCCGATTTGAAGGTCGTACTTTTTAGCAGGAGAACCTGATATGACGTTATATATTACGAATTTGCCTGCAATTTGCATAATGCTGGCACCGATTCCTGATATATTTGAGTCGATGGCTACATTTTGGTCATTGGCTTCTGACATATTCATAAATCTTGTATAAGGGTCGTCAAGACTTTGCAACATTGAGTTGATGGCAACATAGGCATCATCTTCTGTTTCAATCTCGTTTTCATAGCGTTTTTTCCAGCGTGACCAGTCTTGGGTGTTCATCTTGGGGTCTACATATTGGTTTTTTGCGGTTCTCCATGCGTCTAAAAATAGCCTTTTGGGCTCTACTTTTTGTTCGTTGATAATTTTGCTTGTTTTCTTTAAAACAGGTTCTTTTACTTTGTCGAATGGAAAATGTATCAACAATATTGTTATAATCGTTGCTACTGCCAAAAAACAATAATATAATATTTTTCTTTTCATTAAATTTGATATTTCGGTGATATTGGGCTACTTCTATATCCTAATACCTATTTCGTTTTCTTGCAATGGTAAATTTTTAAAATGTTTTTTACTTTATATATATGCAAGCTGATAGCTTTTTTATTAGAAAAGATGTAAAATAGATTTATGGACGAAAATAAGACTATAATTGACATTAAACCGTTTCTCCCTGATGCTGATACCTCATCAGGCAATGATGTTGTGCCAAAAAAATCATCTGAGTTCCATTCAAACCCTATTTTGAAAAAATGTATTATTAATAACAAAAAAACTCATGAAAAATTTAGTTTAAGAGATTTATTTCGATAATGTTTATACAAAAAACTAAGCTTTTTTTGGATTTGTCTAAAAATCAAAAGGCTTCGTTGATTTCATTTATAAAAAATTTTACGAGGAAAAATGCTTCACTTTCAACAGATGAGGTCTTTTCTGAATTTTATGATGATGAAATGTATTATTCACAGGTCGGAAATCCTCATTTTGGGTGGATTATTCCTCAATTTGAGTCCGAGGACTTTATAAAACAAATAAAATTCTTAATTAGTCAGTATAAAAAAGAAATTGAGCTCAAAGAAAAGCAAAAACCGTATATCGAAAAACAAAAATTGTATATGAAAGAGCAAAGAAAAAAGGCGAGAGATTTCCATTGGTCTAAGGAACCTCCTAGTCCTAAGCAATTAAGTTATTACAAATCTTTGTGCAAAAAATATAAGCTTGATATGGCTTCGGTGGAAAATCTTTCGAAACTTGACCTTAAAAACATGATTAGTGCTATCATTGATGAGCACGAACAGGATGTTTACAGATGTTTAGAAAAAAATTAATAAATTTATATCTTGAAGCAGGATTTGATGCCTATGAGGCTCAGTCGGAAGTCGATTTCCTTTTGGAAGTCGTGGCTGGTTTTTATCCTCAAGATTCTGTCATGGGGCGTCAAGTTGATAAAAAATATTTTACACATATTGAATCTTTAGTATCCGAACGGCTTGAAACCCGAAAACCTATACAACAACTTGCAGGCAAAGCTTTTTTTATGGGAGATTTGTTTTTTGTTGATAAAAATACTTTAATCCCCAGACCCGAAACGGAGATTTTGGTCCGAAAATCAATTGATATTTTAGAAGATTTATCAGAGCCAGAGGTTTTAGATATAGGCTCGGGGACAGGGTGTATTGCAATCGAAATTGCAAAAAATACGGCAGCCAAAGTTATTTCCTGTGATATTTCTTCCGGTGCATTAAAAGTTGCTGTTAAAAATGCTGAAAAACATAAAGTCCAAGTTGATTTTATTGAATCTGATTTATTTCAAAACATACAAGGAAAATTTGATTTGATTGTATCAAATCCACCATACATACCTTTCTCTGAGTTAGAAAATTTGCAAATTGAGGTTAGAAAATTTGAGCCACAATCAGCTTTATTTGCTGAAAACAACGGTTTGGGGGTTTATGAAAGAATCATTAAAGAAGCTTCAAAATATCTGAAAGATGGCGGTAATATTGCTTTTGAACTTGGTATAGGTCAGGCGGCTTCCGTTGAATTGTTGTTGGAAGATTATGGCTTTTCAAATATTTCATTAAAAAATGATTTGGATAAAATTGCTAGAGTAATTATTGCCAAAAAAAGCGTGTAAACATTTGTAACGTAAATTGAGAATAAATACTATTTTTTCTCAAAAAGCACTTTACAAGTGAAAAAAATCTGCTATTATGTATTTATGGATTTGAAAAAATCTTTGAAAATACAATCAGATTTAGAAAAGAGGTTATTATGGCAAAATTTACATGTCCTGCTTGTGGTTACGTATATGAAGGTGAAAACCCTCCGGCTAGATGCCCGTTATGTGGAGTTCCGGGTGAAAAATTTATAAAAGAAGATGCCCCTGCTGCTGCTACAGGGTGGGCTGATGAACATAGAATCGGTGTTGCAAAAGACGTTGATGCAGAAGTCTTACAAGGACTAAAAGACCACTTCGCAGGTGAATGCTCTGAAGTCGGTATGTATTTGGCTATGTCCCGCCAAGCTGACAGAGAAGGCTTCCCTGAAGTCGCTGAAGCCTACAAAAGAATTGCCTTTGAAGAAGCTGAACATGCTGCAAAATTCGGTGAATTGTTGGGCGATGTCGTTACAGATTCTACCAAGAAAAATCTTGAAATGCGTGTCGCTGCTGAAGGCGGAGCTTGTGAAGCAAAACTTAAAATCGCTAAACGTGCTAAAGAATTGGGCTATGATGCAATCCACGATACTGTCCATGAAATGTGCAAAGATGAAGCAAGACACGGTGCGGCTTTCGATGGTTTATTAAAAAGATATTTTCAATAACTAAAACTACCCCATTATCTTTTAAAGGTGCCTTTTGGGCACCTTTTGTTTTTGTTCTTTAAATTTACCGGCAATGGTATGTTAAATTTTGTAAATATGAATTTTTTAATAAAAGTTTTTTTGTTTTTTTTATTTTATTTTTTGAATTTTTATAAAATCAATGTAAAAAATTTTTAAATAGTAATGTCAAATCTTCGTTTTGTTTGGTTTTTTCTTCTTTTTTTGAAAATCCTTAAATAGCTTAACTTTGACAGATGAAAAAAAAGATTTAAAATGAAAAAGTCGTTAATTTTACACAAGTTGCCATAAAAATCTGAAACGTCATTTTTTTATTTATGGTGAGAAGAAAATGGAATTAAGCAAATGAAAAAAGAATTAAAACTTAGAGGTCATATAATTGATTCTCTTGTATTGTCAAAGCTTTTAGATCAACTAGCTGAAACAGGTGTAGAGTGTTACACAATCGATGTGAAAATAGGTTCTCGTAGGAAAGACGTTTCAGAGGCAACTTTTTTAATTGACGCACCAAATGAAGCCGCTCTTGAAAGAGCTATAGAAATATCTGAAAAACAAGGAGCTTTTGAAATCTAAATGACTGATAAAATTTTGATGTGTGCTCCAAAACATTACGGTATTAAGTATGAAATCAATCCCTGGATGAACGTGAATGTGCAAGCTGACAACAAGCTTGCACTCTCTCAATGGAATAATCTCTATTCCATTTTGAAAGATGATTTGAAAGCTGATGTAAAACTCGTTGTGCCAAAAGAAGATGTCCCTGATATGGTCTTTACTGCAAATGCAGCTCTTATGCACGGAAACAAAGCTTTAATTGCAAAGTTTAAGTATCCGCAAA
It encodes:
- the prmC gene encoding peptide chain release factor N(5)-glutamine methyltransferase, which gives rise to MFRKKLINLYLEAGFDAYEAQSEVDFLLEVVAGFYPQDSVMGRQVDKKYFTHIESLVSERLETRKPIQQLAGKAFFMGDLFFVDKNTLIPRPETEILVRKSIDILEDLSEPEVLDIGSGTGCIAIEIAKNTAAKVISCDISSGALKVAVKNAEKHKVQVDFIESDLFQNIQGKFDLIVSNPPYIPFSELENLQIEVRKFEPQSALFAENNGLGVYERIIKEASKYLKDGGNIAFELGIGQAASVELLLEDYGFSNISLKNDLDKIARVIIAKKSV
- a CDS encoding ferritin family protein, encoding MAKFTCPACGYVYEGENPPARCPLCGVPGEKFIKEDAPAAATGWADEHRIGVAKDVDAEVLQGLKDHFAGECSEVGMYLAMSRQADREGFPEVAEAYKRIAFEEAEHAAKFGELLGDVVTDSTKKNLEMRVAAEGGACEAKLKIAKRAKELGYDAIHDTVHEMCKDEARHGAAFDGLLKRYFQ
- a CDS encoding S41 family peptidase codes for the protein MAVATIITILLIHFPFDKVKEPVLKKTSKIINEQKVEPKRLFLDAWRTAKNQYVDPKMNTQDWSRWKKRYENEIETEDDAYVAINSMLQSLDDPYTRFMNMSEANDQNVAIDSNISGIGASIMQIAGKFVIYNVISGSPAKKYDLQIGDIIEKINDTEISNLSIDNVVSKIRGKKGSYVKLSIKRNNKILTKIICRDIVTLKNVQYKKIKDIGYIQVGSFIGKTTPQEFEEAIMQTQNTKGIIIDLRGDSGGLFDNAILMSDMIITQGEILNVVYRNGFRNPILAHDTAIFRDKPIVVLINRGTASSAEIFAGTLRDNKKAILVGTRSYGKNSVQEIIPMPNHTGMNITIAKYYIPSGEDIHNVGIKPDYEIYYTQQDYLNNRDTQLIKAIEILNNITGGK